The proteins below come from a single Eucalyptus grandis isolate ANBG69807.140 chromosome 3, ASM1654582v1, whole genome shotgun sequence genomic window:
- the LOC120291907 gene encoding toll/interleukin-1 receptor-like protein encodes MKRTRSSEASLSMETKPESEYDVFLIFRGSDMRLNFTDFLYRSMVHVGIRVFLDSEELEDGEQISEVLKAVNESRICIPIFSQNFASSSWCLYEVACMVECISKSDPKKEIIPIFYDVKANDVKLKTNLYKKAILKHKEKVGSDELERWESALVEIGGRIGLELLGKR; translated from the coding sequence ATGAAGAGGACGAGGAGCTCAGAGGCAAGCCTGAGCATGGAAACTAAGCCAGAATCCGAGTACGACGTGTTTTTGATTTTCAGGGGAAGCGACATGCGCCTAAACTTCACTGATTTCCTTTACCGCAGCATGGTACATGTGGGGATCCGCGTTTTCCTCGACAGTGAAGAACTCGAAGATGGTGAACAAATCAGTGAAGTTTTGAAGGCAGTGAATGAGTCTCGGATCTGcatacccatcttctctcaAAACTTCGCCTCTAGTTCATGGTGTCTCTATGAGGTAGCCTGCATGGTAGAATGCATCTCGAAATCAGatccaaagaaagagatcatccccattttctatgatgtgaAGGCTAATGATGTGAAGCTCAAAACCAATTTGTACAAGAAAGCCATACTCAAGCACAAGGAGAAGGTTGGCTCTGATGAATTGGAGCGATGGGAAAGTGCCCTTGTCGAGATTGGAGGTAGAATTGGATTGGAACTTTTGGGCAAACGGTAA